The following DNA comes from Notolabrus celidotus isolate fNotCel1 chromosome 12, fNotCel1.pri, whole genome shotgun sequence.
AGTCTGGGTTTTTAATCAGGGAAGTATTTTGGTTTTCCTTTGTAGTATGTTTGTAGTTTCAGTAGTACTGACCATACAGGTTTAAGACTGTAAGAAGACTTTCTGGCTCCCCGCAGTGGAAGTCTGATGGCAATTTTTTTGAATCTTTAGTAACACATCTGCATGTAAGCGCAGCTCAAACAATGTTCTAGATCAAATATTTCAATATAAGAGAAATTATCTGCATGTTGAAATCTCATAAAAGCTAATGAGTGTTTCTATCATACCAACTCCCCCAGACTGCATGAGAAGTGATTGCTCTGACCTCCGTCCATACAAGCATTTTATTAcaagttgattttcttttcattaggacagacctgacaagcttttttttattttttgcaaattggcatcatgatgttgttactTCTGCAAAACTAAAAGCCATTAATCAGGAATAAATCACAGGAAAGGTGTTTTCTTGATCTggttcatactgctgaagtaagccagattAAAGCCTCAGTGTAAATATTTCCTGTGAAACTGAGGCTCGTAGATGAATGGGTGCTATTTCAGGAGATTTATTGAACCAAGAAACAATGGCTTCTACTTTGCAGACTTCACTCCTCCGGTTGCTAACTGAACTGTACACAATACAGCTCACAGAAAAAGAAGCCATAGTTTAAAGCTGTTAATTGTTGATCACCGTCTACACCAAGCATAATGAATGGGTGGGTGATCATTCCCTCAGACATACATCGACATCAGAAAACTGTACAAGGGTGCCAAGATTGCCGTTTTGGCAGCCGTGACTGCTCTCACCTCTTTGAAGGGAAGCTTGCCGGTCAGTTTGAGGCCCATCATCACCATGCGAGCAACCCAGAAGAACAAAATGTCGTGGCCCGTCTCCAGCAGAGTGCCAGGGTAGAACACATTCAGGTCCTGGTTCTGAAGGAATAGGATATCAactctttatcaatcaatcaatcaatcaagctttttttatgtagcacctttcatacaaatcaaatgcaacccaaagtgctctACAGctattgaaaaacaagaaagaagcagaaataaaacaatggcaagacaaattaggggaagataataataataataataataagtataataataatacaaacaataacacaaaaaaaacaaaaatataaaattaaaataacataaaataaaatagagactaatgcacaccaaaaataaaatgtgtaattagaataagttaaagcatcaaaattaagaatacaaatagttaaaataaatagattttaaaagggtaaggataagagttgaaaataaaactaaggctaaaaatatccataaataaaaataaataaatgaatgaataaataaataaaatagaataagataacatttaaaattactaaaatagtaaagcaacatttcaatcaatattacagtaaaaggtaagtaataaaattatAGAAATTATATCATAAATTTATAGAGCACTGAGAGAAACAATTACATCAGCATAAAACTGTCtcatgtttaataaatgttaatacCTTGTCTGAATCTATGTGCTGCCTTTATTACACTGTGTTGTATTAGAGCAGAGCTTCTGCAGCAGAATACACCCTAACTACCTACTGCAGAAGAGTGCCATTTGTGTCTGTAGAAAGGTGTTTGACCTCAGTGTGTTACCTCATTAGGCCATCCGAATATGGAGAAGGGGAAAATGCCAGAAGAGAACCAAGTGTCCAGAACATCCTCATCTGTAACAAATGAGTACAGTTACCTAATTTGCTTCAACAAGGAGTTCAAATGAATGGACAGGTATAATCTGTGTTGCAGCAAAACACAAAGTAATTCAATAAGCTTTAGAGTAATTGTGATTATGAGGCTTCAAAATGAATAGCTGTTAGATCTCACCTTGTCTGAGGTGAATTTTGTCAGTAGACACATTGAAGCGTTTTGCTGCCTTCTCTCTGGCCTCCTCCTCTGATCGCCCGCTCACCCAGTAATGACCGTCCATGTCCTGAGgagacaacaaacagaaaaaaaacagggtaaataaataagagaatcAGGCAGAGACAGGCAGAATAATAGCTTAAATAGCTTTGATCTATCATGTGAAAGCCTCCAGACCTTGAGTATCATGAAAGTAATCATCCTACCTCTCCTGGTTTCACGGAGGCATCGCTGACAGTGACAAAGTAAGCGGGAATACGGTGACCCCACCACAGCTGCCGTGAGATACACCAGTccctgagaggagaagagagagagatgaatgaaACCTGAAGCAGGACTCACTTGCACTTGACTTCTTCAAAAGAATCTATCTTTGGAAATGAAACTGTCTCTGGAGTAAGTCTGTAAGTTCAATTTAATGTTCAAAAGAAGCATATTTGTAAGGGTTCAGGGGACTGTGTATCCGTAAAATAAGGCTGTTTAAATACATCGCTTTGTGTTAATATCATTTTAATACATTGTGtgtattgaattatttaaagctcTGAAAAGGAACTTTTGGTCTGTGTACATTTTGGTGATGGTGGACAAAGCAGTCCCCCTTATCTCTTCTCATTTTGTCCCATATATAAGtagtgtttcattttttccaataatctcatccctctttctttgaacagtcaaatgtatcactcatcggaaatctttgctgcagaaaatgaaaaaaaggctgATTTGGCAGCATGCAATAACTCttttcatctgacacctacctcaTGGCAGCAGTTTGAGGTATTAAAAATAACTAGAGGAATAATCAATCTTGTGCCTGACAAtatcatttgcttttgtaggtcaaatACAGGCATCAGTGATCGTTTCACACTTTTAGTTTTATAACAAGCTCAAAAAATCCTTAGAGTTGCTTTAGATTTTTGCATACCCATGTTGTAGTACTTGAACTAGACTTAGGCTGGAGCACTGATGACTCCGACTCAAGCACTGACTACATTAGGACTCTGAAGTTGGAGAGGAGGACTAGGCCTAGTTTATTGACATGGactgtttattgattttgttagtttttaaaTACAAGGCCCAGCCAGTTTCAGGGAAGGGCTGGCACATGAGCATCcaattggtgtgatgtgggaacacatcacaccaattttggcctctcttcactggttgcctgagggttttagaattgattttaagattttaacactcacttttaaagcagcaaatggactggcccctgagtacctaagcgaatgccttaaaatgtatgtcctgattggctgcctgagaTCCTCGCAGGTTCCTCTTGGAACTTCGAAGggcgaagttaaaaaccagaggcgaccgggccgttgcagtcagggccccgtcactctggaatgaactgctggaggagatcaggcaagccacgtccttgtcctcttttaaaaacacacttttttaaatgtgcttttacctcttaactcatcactgactttttaatttctgcatgttttttattattcctctccttacctttgtcatgtgctttggTGTGTTATCTtgctatgtcttgcactctgtaaagcactttgtaaacatgtttttaaaaggtgctatataaataaaatgtattattattattattattattattattattattataatatccAATATtgttataataaacaatattgaTAAGGAGGACTAGACTCAGGACTTGTGACTTGGATTCGACTCGAGACTTACACCAGACACAAGGTTTGATGACTCGACTACAACAACAACTGTTATACAAAATTCAGAATGTAATCAGCTGATGAATTGATGATGACAGTCTTTTTCTGCAGACCTACTACTGTGAGGTTTTTCGAAAAGAATATAGCAAAATGTTGCCAATACATTAAGATCTAAAATGCTGAACTACACCTGTGTAGTAGCAGTCATAACATATcatttttaactgagtttcattctcaTCATTCATTctcatctagttcaaattttagtcactttttattctattttatttattttttatgtatagcatcttattttcttttaatggtttaatattttagtgttttgttatcttagaaatgtattttattttggtgattttaatttcctgtgttacgttttaacatcttattttacctccagtgtttcctcattaagatatcatgagagcgtttcctcagtttgttcagcaacttatttttgaatgtatttatttattttatttttattattattgttgcatatattgtgttcttcactttaggattgtgggtggtttttggggtcggggcttggttgggattaggatggggtgggggtctttttattttttttgtacagcactttgtgtttcattatcattgtatgaaaagcgctttataaataaagtctgattgattgattgatatttgaatatttggtTAAAAAAGTAATAACTACTAGGATATTctttaaatgaatacaaataagtATAAAACCTTTAAATTACACATTAACAAGGGGAAATATCATTACCTGATATTGTCCAACCAGTTGAACCACGTCTTGAGGTGGTGATCAGGGATGATTTTGAGCTGTCCCTCTCTGACAGCATCTGCCGCCTGCTTGCCCATTTCTGTGCAGTTCACATACCACTGAGGCTTCAGCAGCGGCTCCACTATGTCCTTGGAACGACTGATAGATACAAAGCGGGGATTAAAAGCAGAACCTGAATAGAATGAAAAGATCTATAAGAGGAATAACCTGCATTATAGAGTGTACCTGCAGACAGGGACCACCATAGGGTTGTCTTTGATCTCTTTAAACTGCCCTCTGTCCTTGAGAGCCTGCAGCACAGCCTTCCTGGCCTCAAAACGCTTCATGCCCTAAAGGGACGGACAGAATggttaaaactgaaaaatgagGGAATAAAACTGTAACAACAAGCAAACTGTGGAGAAGCTTGACTTTTAGTGTCCGAGTGGAGATGCACACACTGCAGGGGGAAGGGCGATAATGAGGCACTATACCAGGAATGGGGGAGGCACGTTAATGAGCAGGCCATTCTCATCCAAGATGTTGATGAAGGCCAGATTGTGTCTCACTCCAACCTCGTAGTCATTATGGTCATGAGCCGGGGTGATTTTGACAGCACCTGAGCGGGAAATGgtgcagagggagaggagaaaaaaaaaagaggacagatGTAATAAGGAAAGTGCCCTGGCTTAACGACTTGTTATGATTCCTTATTCTCAGCACGCCACACACTCACAGCCAAATCATCTCCTCTTGTAACGATGCCTACCTGTTCCAAAGTTCATGTCCACAAAGTCATCGAACACAACCGGCATCTTGCGGTCACTGAAGGGATGCTGCACCACTTTCCCCTTCAGGTGCTGATATCTGGGGTCAGCAGGGTGGACAGCAACAGCAGTGTCTCCAAGCATAGTCTCAATACGAGTTGTGGCCACTATCACCTCCTCGTCTacagagcagaaagaagaaCATGGTTATAGAAGTGGAACATGCTGCTGGTGTCTACAGTATCCTGACTTTTTTGAGCTCACGTACCTGAACCGTCCACTTTGTAGGCAAAAGACACCAACACTCCAAACTCCACTTTCTCTTTGTAACCAGGCACAGGCAGCAGAGTCCTGCCAGTCAGCTCCTTCTTATCCACCTGCAGACAAACAACGTGAGTTAGTcatattcatctttttttaaatgatggtcACAGTGTCATTGAACCACAATACTCGCCTCTATGTCAGAGATGGCAGAGTTCAGTGAGCAGGACCAGTTGACCAGCCTCTTGCTTCTGTAGATTGTCCCATCCTCATGCATGCGGACGAAGGCCTCTTGCACAGCATGGGAAAGTTTCTAGGCAAgcagagaaacaggaagagatGCAACAGTGAGCAAATCTGCTTGCATTTTATACATAAGTTGGTTATGGTTTTCAGAGAACTCACAGGGTCCATAGTGAAGCAGGCTCTGTCCCAGTCCAGAGAGGAGCCCAGTTTCTTCAGCTGGTGGTAGATGCGGTCTCCCTTCCTTAAAAGGCAAAGGAACAAAGTTAGCACTCTGTCTTTATTGCAGTGTTTATCCCAGCTCAAATCCCTCACATCTCCTCTTTTATAGCGTCTCATTCACTTACTCGTTCTTCCATTTCCAGATCTCCTGGATGAAGTTGTCTCTGCCCAAATCGTGACGACTCATACCCCTCTCTCTCATCAGCTTCTTCTCCACCACAACCTGGGTGGCGATACCAGCGTGGTCACAGCCTGGGTTCCACAAGGTGGTCTCGCCTCGCATCCTATGCCTGAACAGACGTGTGGATAGCACAAGTCAAACACAGAGCTCTCTCATTATAACGGGGGTGCAGGAACAGCTATCCAGCAGTCTTGTTGTCTTTACCATCTGGTCAAAGAGTCCTGGATGGCGTTGGTGAGAGCATGACCCAGGTGAAGGGATCCGGTCACATTGGGTGGAGGGATACACATCATGAAGACGCCTCGTGGGTTTTTGTCACTGATACTCTTCCTCTGCAGACAAAAAGTTATCACCATTGAAACAACAATCACCaataaataatgacattttgtgtgtgtttgtggcccTTACCCCATGCTCTGGCTTGAAGAACCCTTGCTTCTCCCACCATGGGTACCAAGCAGCCTCCACATACTGAGGGCTGTAGGAGTCAGGGAGCGGACTAACGATATCTGAGAACAGGAAAGAAAGAGTAACAGGATTTATCTTTAGACTTGAAGCTTACTGCCATAAAGTATTATAAAACtattcataaaataaaagttatgaatttatttgcttatttttgtAAGATATTAACCCCCACCAACATTATGAACCAAACAACCCTgtacaacaaaaaagaagaaaaagcaacATTTAGAAATGTTGTATAAGCAATCTATGGACACTGAAATGTGTACAGAAACTTACATTTCAAGTGCATTTAGTGATCTTAACCATGGGAAAATTATTCAAGTCTGAACAAGCCTGAAGTCCAAACACTTAGATAAGATGATTTCAAAAGCAACCCTTCTGTTacaggagaaaaacacactgatttATCACCTTTCTTCTCCCCAGGAGCAGTGGCAACATTATATGTGATCACTCCCAGCTCCTTCTTTTCAGGTTTGGCCTTTTTCTGTCAAACAAAACAGCAAAGCACATGTGATTTGATACCTAGTGATCTCTAACTCATGTTATAAAGGTATTTTTCGTGCCTGCCACATTTCTGTTTCTTGAAGCTGGATTAACATTTCACAAGAAGATCGATCTGAAGATGTAAAGTCTCATTACCTCAGTTGCAGGTTGAGTCTTTTTCTTGGCCTCCATGTCCTTCTTTTGTTGGAACTTGtccatcttctctttcttctttgccTCCTTCTTTAGCTGAGCTTCTGTCTTTGGTGGGCCTAAAATAGGAGAATTCAGAAAATTAGCATGTGTTTTCctcaataagaaaaaaaagaactgttGCTCGCCTTCCTGACCATTAGTTGTAGCACTATCCGGCTCAACAGCAGGGCTGGTCTTGGCAGCTTTAGCTTTGGCAGCAGGTGCAGCAGCTTTTGTCTTGGGTGTAATTGGCACCATCTTCTCACAGAGAGTGATCTTCCCAAACACCTTCAGAAACCTGGGCTGATTTATGCAGGTTGTGAACCACCTTGTGACATTGGTTAAGACCGTCCTGTCTGTTGGTTCCAGCacctaaataaatacaattttaaaaaagttgaaGTACAGCCAAAATTTAACTGGACCAGTTACATTTTTCCTGTTGTATAAACATACTGAGAGTCAATCTGAAACAAAGTGGAAAGACCTGTAACACAACAAAGTGCTACACAACATACGTACATATTTAAAAGGTAGAAGaacagcagcagccacagcCATATCTGCCAAAGTGATAATCTGCCCCACCAGGTAGGTCTTTGGTTCCAGCACTTTGTCAAGAACCTTTAGAACACGCATCAACTCAGCACGGGAACTCTGCtggagctgaaaaacaaaagtaatctgagaaaaattacaaaaaaaaccaaacatcaTACAAATGTAAGAGTACAGACATCGCTCTCACCTTCTTATCCACTCCCATCATCCCCATCAGAGGGAAGACCACCGCACAGGACACCGGGGTGAGTTCATTGTCAGCAAAGCTGAGCCACTGCCAAACCTGGCTCTGCTGCTTTGTGTTCAAGCCAGTCCTCTTCCCCTGTGAGGCCAGGTACCAGGACACAGCAGTAGCCCCATTCAGGACGGAATCAGCTTCACTCAGCACCAGAGTGGGTCTGGAGCGAGCATTCAGGGATGCAGGAGGGTCCTCTGTGATGGTGTTCAGATTGGAGAAGGGATAAAACTCTGCAGCAACGAGAGCCAAAAGACTCCTGAAGTCATCAGGGTGAGGGGACACGTAGAGGGTGGCCATCTCTGGTAGAGGAATAAAAAGAGGCTGTGGTTGTTGTGATCCGTGCAGATATCCCTCTTGCTCTCACATAATCGTTTTGAAGaacatgtctgtctgtcaggcTATTAAAGACATTCTGTAGCTGCCTGACAGTGGTGGAGTGGGTGTGTTTGTAAGCCGTATTAGTTAAATGGGGTCAGTCTAAATTTACTTCCCTCTAAACTTTAGCGAAGGATACGAGGTTTGCAAACCATGTGGTTTAAAATGTAGATAACATTTTCAGACTATGGTGGTACTAGCTGGTCAGCTGTCCGTTTCTCTACCGACAAAGCTGATCTGTGCCACCTGTCAAAGGCTGAAGAAGTCATGCCAAGAAGGCTCGTTAGCTTTAGCCAATCAGACAAACTACTACAACTCGAGTTTCTCTCAGTACATGCTAGCTCTACACGTGTCCACATAAACACTCATTCTTTGTTAACTCGTTATATTACTACGGCTTGAGAActtgttgcttttaaaaataaaaaaaatcagtaagAAATGATCCATACCGTTGAATGAAACTGAGGGAGACGTCAGCTTAGATTAGCATACACAGCAGAGCCACATGAGTCCTCTCCGGTGCTCCGCCGTCTGATGCAACGAGAGCAAACAACGACTTCCGGGTTTGATCCGCCGCATCCGGTAAAAACCGGAAGTCTCTTCATGTGATTTCAATCTATTACATTATTGTACTGCAACATTGAATTATACAGTCCATGATTTCAACAGGTTTTTTGATTAATGAACAATTAAGAAATAAaccatataataataaaaaaaattaaacgaatgactgagtgagtgaatgactgagtgaatgaatgaatgaatgaatgaatgaatgaatgaatgaatgaatgaattgattaattaattaattaattaattaatgaaccTGCAAGCAACTGACATGCTTTACCAGAAGTGGAGAGGAAAGCTCTTACTGCTGCCATATAGACAATCTGTGAATATACAGTCCATACATATTACATATAAATCCAAGCGGCATtatccggtctaaaaatatgagtccaatgcagaagtgcttaaaagctgcagttcatcaaggatccgcttgaggctggctctggaagtaccagaaaccacatacacaccaattcaaaaaagacgatctttacagtagaaataaacatgtttacagtctggtacaaaaaacgagtgtagtctggacagttcatttctcgatcggcacacactgttcgggggtgaatctttttctaacacgacaatttcgaagatatttagataacgagtcttccaatgagaggcacagctgacttgattggcaggcgagaacgctgtagctgttgacgaggaggctcaaagcccgcctctttatgtcacaatcgctcgacagcagcaatatggctgccgctgctgaTTTgactcaaaacagtgcttcagaaacagatgggtgacatcacagatactacgtccatattttatactgtctatgataTAAATAGATATTATACATCATCACTTTTGAATCATACTGTTGACGCTTTAATATACAAGCACTTTTATGGTACTGATGTAAGCTACATGCTTACTCACACTAAAATAAGTAAACTACAAGAAAAACGTAATTGGTAGCACAATAGCATGTTACATCTTTTTCAGCATGGTTTTGGATGGCTTGAATTTcataaataactttttaatgtacacaattttatgtttttgtatgtatACAAAGAACATTTTTCTGTGAGAAATGACAGAAAACCTCCAAAAAAATTATACCTATGTCGTTTTGACAGTTGAAAACCTTCACACACAAAGATTTATggcaacaaaaacagaataataaGCCAAACATCTCTTTAATTAAAACGAACATGTaagcaaacatttgttataCAAGAATCATACTGAAATATACATCCAAAAGCCTTGTGCACAGTGTTTGTAAAATCACAGTTGGGTCACTAATCCCAGCTTTTAAATACGGGGGATTATTGGAAAGCCAGCAACAGTGAATGAAGACCTACAGtttaagaaatatgtttttttgctGAATCCTTCTATAACAAATAAGGCATATCACATGACATCAGGCTGAAAAAAATGTGCCTTTATTCTACACTTTTTCATGTGTTGAAGAATAATACCATCCAAGCTTTATAATGGTATCAAGACGTTTGAACTGTCCCCCACTTCCTACCAGGACTCCTCTCCAAAAGCTCCTCGAAATGCACCACTGATCGTACCCACGACCCCCCTTATGAATCCCCAGCCCGTACTAAACACATTACCCACCCCATTTCCACTTCTCCACGCCAGCCTCCCAACCCCTCCACCTACAGCCTTGGCCTGACCCCCCATCTCTGACACCACTGTGCCGACATACCCCTCACTCTGCTTCCACAGCCGCCCTCCAAAAAACTTTGTCACCCACCACGTTTTATCCATCGCACCACCAAATACCCCCACTGTATCTCCAGCCAGAGTCCCCATTCCAGTGACCCCAGTGTGGCAGCTGTCGTACAGAGCCCCAAATATGGAGGAGGTGCAGAAGTATCCGTTAGAGAAGCTGGTTTCCCCAATGCCAAGTACCATATCTCCAGCCGAGCGAAACCAGGACAAGATGTCAGAGGTCAAGAGTTGGAACACAGAGAGGATATCACCAGGAAGGGCAGACAGAACTCCAAGGTCCTCCTGAAGAACGTACATCACCTGTAGAtaagaaaacatttcacttaTTAAGAGCCATGTGAAAGCAAGAATAATGACATGACACAACAACCTGAGGGAGAATAATTAGTTATAGTCCTCTCGGCCACACCCAGGGCCACACCTCATTCCTGTCTGTGGGAGGAGAGAACCAGAATGAGATTTACAAACTGACAGACATAAGAAAACACCTCAGTGTTGGGCCTCTGTTAAGAATACTACAAAGAGTGTATTGTAGATCTGCTCTTCAAATAAAGAGTCactagataacttttgttgtgattttagcaaaatatgaaaacatttattgaattaagaaatcaaacaatgttttatttcagtgaCTCAGTGGTTAAAGCTAGCctcagaggccatagtcctctgTATAGTAACAGCAACTATGGGTTTGACTACCAACAAGACCCCTTTACGGAATGACATTCCTCACTCTCTTCAACCAATATTTCCTATCACTCCTCTGCTTGTttatcaaataaaggtaaaatggcaaaaaacaaacaaacaaacaaaaaaaaaaaacactccaataAAGAAACAAGAATTTACTAGTCAAATTTTCTGCTAATATGTATGTCTGAGAAGTCGACTAAATAATTAAGTCTCATCACCCTTGGTCATGGGCAAAAGAATTACCAGTCAGTTATATTAATCATTGTGTTATTGTGAGCCTGAAATGCCGGTCATATGTTATATCAAAGCTGAAGTGCAGCCACCTGCCACCGGCTGGAGCTGTAGCTCTAGTAATAGCTGCTTCCATAACActttaatgctctactacctgaatgtaaacaagcacaggtgataGCTGGAACCTGGTAGCACAGCTGGGTTTAGCAATATTTAGATCTAGACATTGGAGATACGGTTGCTTGTACTggtgtgtctggttaaactggtttATAACCACTTGACCCCAGTAATGTGTAACCAGTCAAGGCAATTGGACATTAAGCTGCAAGGGAGACCAAAGGCTGTTGGTGCAAGCTCTGTTAACCTTAGCCACACTCGACAAACCACTTGAAAATCTTGGTTTAGCCATATCAAAttaattgtgctcaattttgactatTTTCTTATCTAGTCCTAGACTAGACTAGTTGGTTTGTACGTCTTTAAATTTCTGTTCAAACTACTtacaaatgtgtcattttggaaCATCTGTATCGCTAATCTATTCTAATTGCTGagttttttgttctcttttgcAAACTTGCCAAACTTTACTCTTTTGTGAAAGTTTCAGTCAAAGTGTTCAGTATTTTTCTCTATCTTGAATATTTGTAATCCCCAAGTATTTCCCTGTGTTTGGTCAAATGAAACATGGATTATTCCTTTTAAAGCACCCCTCATAAAGTGCACAACTCCACTTGGCAGTCTTTAAAGGTTTAGCACTTAATTGCTGAgtatctaaaaaaataaatatgactaCACAGTAAAATCACTTGTATCACCTGTCCAGGAAACTGTGTGATGGTTGAGAACACAGGTTTCAGAGGAGCTTTCATGATGTATAAGGTGGTGGAAAGGAGGTAGACCAGGGTGCTGCTTGAGTTGGTGTCTGTCTGTTGTTCATCCACTGTTTCATCAACAGCTGAGGACTCAGTCGACTCTGATCTTCTGCTACTTGAGCGTGTGACG
Coding sequences within:
- the vars1 gene encoding valine--tRNA ligase, which encodes MATLYVSPHPDDFRSLLALVAAEFYPFSNLNTITEDPPASLNARSRPTLVLSEADSVLNGATAVSWYLASQGKRTGLNTKQQSQVWQWLSFADNELTPVSCAVVFPLMGMMGVDKKLQQSSRAELMRVLKVLDKVLEPKTYLVGQIITLADMAVAAAVLLPFKYVLEPTDRTVLTNVTRWFTTCINQPRFLKVFGKITLCEKMVPITPKTKAAAPAAKAKAAKTSPAVEPDSATTNGPPKTEAQLKKEAKKKEKMDKFQQKKDMEAKKKTQPATEKKAKPEKKELGVITYNVATAPGEKKDIVSPLPDSYSPQYVEAAWYPWWEKQGFFKPEHGRKSISDKNPRGVFMMCIPPPNVTGSLHLGHALTNAIQDSLTRWHRMRGETTLWNPGCDHAGIATQVVVEKKLMRERGMSRHDLGRDNFIQEIWKWKNEKGDRIYHQLKKLGSSLDWDRACFTMDPKLSHAVQEAFVRMHEDGTIYRSKRLVNWSCSLNSAISDIEVDKKELTGRTLLPVPGYKEKVEFGVLVSFAYKVDGSDEEVIVATTRIETMLGDTAVAVHPADPRYQHLKGKVVQHPFSDRKMPVVFDDFVDMNFGTGAVKITPAHDHNDYEVGVRHNLAFINILDENGLLINVPPPFLGMKRFEARKAVLQALKDRGQFKEIKDNPMVVPVCSRSKDIVEPLLKPQWYVNCTEMGKQAADAVREGQLKIIPDHHLKTWFNWLDNIRDWCISRQLWWGHRIPAYFVTVSDASVKPGEDMDGHYWVSGRSEEEAREKAAKRFNVSTDKIHLRQDEDVLDTWFSSGIFPFSIFGWPNENQDLNVFYPGTLLETGHDILFFWVARMVMMGLKLTGKLPFKEVYLHAVVRDAHGRKMSKSLGNVIDPLDVITGISLEGLHAQLTESNLDPVEVEKAKQGQKSDYPNGIPECGTDALRFALCAYTSQGRDINMDVNRILGYRHFCNKLWNAVKFAMKTLGDNFVPTEKAQLCGEESVSDRWILSRLSAAVALCDASFKAYDFPAITTAIYNFWLYELCDVYLESVKPVFSKAEEDSSSQRRALVCRQTLYTCLEVGLRLLSPMMPFVSEELYQRLPRRQPQSDPASICVTSYPETTEFCWYSEEVDRDMDFVMTVVKTIRSLRADYNLTKTRADCYLECIDSATASLVQKYSLQIQTLSYSQAVIPLTANQPVPEGCAVAIASDRCTVNLMLKGLIDVEKEVAKLTTKKGDLEKQMEKLKEKMAKSDYKEKVPVKVQEQDAEKLRQSQTELEKVKEAMENFRKMM